The Bernardetia litoralis DSM 6794 genome includes a window with the following:
- a CDS encoding single-stranded DNA-binding protein translates to MAGVNKVILLGNLGQDPEIRTLENGTKVSTISIATSENFKDQSGEWQERTEWHRVVLWRWNAEKAEKLKKGDKVYIEGKLSTRSWEQDGVKKYVTEVVANDLQFTAKMGDGNYNGGVPMPTQDPYAGTANTSTSSNTTTQPATEKTEVSADLSGSNNPEDDLPF, encoded by the coding sequence ATGGCAGGAGTAAATAAAGTAATCTTATTAGGAAATCTTGGGCAAGACCCAGAAATTCGTACCTTAGAGAATGGAACTAAAGTATCTACTATATCTATCGCAACAAGCGAAAATTTTAAAGACCAATCTGGAGAATGGCAAGAACGTACAGAATGGCATCGTGTTGTTTTGTGGCGTTGGAATGCTGAAAAAGCAGAAAAACTCAAAAAAGGAGATAAAGTTTATATAGAAGGAAAGCTCTCTACTCGTTCGTGGGAACAAGATGGAGTAAAAAAATATGTTACAGAAGTTGTAGCTAATGACCTTCAATTTACAGCCAAAATGGGAGATGGAAACTACAATGGTGGCGTTCCGATGCCAACACAAGACCCGTATGCTGGAACTGCAAATACATCTACATCTTCAAATACTACTACACAACCTGCAACTGAAAAAACAGAAGTTTCGGCTGACTTGAGTGGTTCTAATAATCCAGAAGACGACCTTCCTTTCTAA
- the gldE gene encoding gliding motility-associated protein GldE has protein sequence MNDSDSFSWNIINNLDNFHGLDALLQINSIQASSLVMYAFELFIILILLLLSGLISGSEVAFFSLTTQQIEECKDSEKLVDKKLLQLLSKQKLLLATILLLNNLINIAIVIASTYMMWQIFGREEEGLVVVILTAIVTAAIVFFGEVVPKVIARQRSLLFSRSVARPMAFAITIFRPAAWILAFMGERLEKSVKKGQNQTPVSVEQLNKALELTTNNEAAKEARQILRGVINFGQINAKQIMTSRTEITAVEYSTSYNNLLETIKESGYSRIPIYKEKMDDITGLLYAKDLLAHLREGSDFEWQELIRENVFYVPETKKIDDLFQDFQSKHIHMAIVVDEYGGTSGLVTLEDVIEEIVGEINDEFDDEEEKLFIRTAEDEYIFEGKTLLSDFVKEFELHGSHFDTVKGESESIGGLMLELFSKMPMRGETKEFPPFEFTIESADRKRVKKVKVRVLKQEDQEDED, from the coding sequence TTGAACGACAGCGACAGTTTTAGTTGGAATATCATAAATAATTTAGACAACTTTCATGGTTTAGATGCCCTTTTGCAAATAAATAGCATACAGGCTTCTAGTTTGGTAATGTATGCCTTCGAACTTTTTATTATACTTATTTTATTGCTGCTTTCGGGACTGATTTCAGGTTCGGAAGTAGCCTTTTTTTCTCTTACTACTCAACAAATAGAAGAGTGTAAAGACAGTGAAAAATTAGTAGATAAAAAATTACTACAACTTCTTAGTAAACAAAAATTACTTTTAGCAACTATTTTATTATTGAATAATTTGATAAATATTGCTATTGTAATTGCTTCTACTTATATGATGTGGCAGATTTTTGGGCGTGAAGAAGAAGGATTAGTGGTAGTCATTTTGACGGCTATTGTTACAGCAGCAATTGTATTTTTTGGAGAAGTTGTTCCTAAAGTAATTGCTCGTCAGCGTTCTCTTTTATTTTCTAGGAGTGTAGCTCGTCCGATGGCTTTTGCGATTACTATTTTTCGTCCTGCTGCTTGGATTCTTGCATTTATGGGCGAAAGGTTAGAAAAAAGTGTCAAAAAAGGGCAAAATCAAACACCTGTTTCAGTAGAACAGCTTAATAAAGCCTTAGAACTTACCACTAATAACGAAGCTGCAAAAGAAGCAAGACAGATTTTGAGAGGTGTAATTAATTTTGGTCAAATCAATGCCAAACAAATTATGACTTCTCGTACAGAAATTACAGCCGTAGAATATTCAACTTCATACAATAATCTTTTAGAAACAATTAAAGAAAGTGGTTATTCAAGAATTCCAATTTATAAGGAAAAAATGGATGATATTACTGGACTTCTCTATGCAAAAGATTTATTAGCTCATTTGAGAGAAGGAAGTGATTTTGAATGGCAAGAACTTATCAGAGAAAATGTTTTTTATGTTCCCGAAACTAAAAAAATAGATGACCTTTTTCAAGATTTTCAGAGTAAACATATTCACATGGCAATCGTAGTGGATGAATATGGAGGAACTTCTGGGTTGGTTACTTTAGAAGATGTAATTGAAGAAATTGTAGGAGAAATAAATGATGAGTTTGATGATGAGGAAGAAAAATTATTCATACGAACAGCAGAAGATGAATATATTTTTGAAGGAAAAACTCTTTTGAGTGATTTTGTAAAAGAATTCGAATTACATGGAAGTCATTTTGATACTGTAAAAGGAGAAAGTGAATCAATTGGTGGGCTTATGCTTGAGCTTTTTTCAAAAATGCCTATGCGAGGAGAAACCAAAGAATTTCCACCTTTTGAATTTACCATAGAATCGGCTGACAGAAAAAGAGTAAAAAAAGTAAAAGTTAGAGTCTTGAAACAAGAAGACCAAGAAGATGAAGATTAA
- a CDS encoding RNA polymerase sigma-70 factor: MSDVKNVEIDDIEQLFKLHYTTMCKIVYRMVKDETIAEDIVQDVFFNFWKKREKLTITTSLAAYLKRSATNAGIDYLRKKRPTSDNALDIDEPIYQYLAVDSKESDENIRTEELSNHIEAALELLPPRCKEVFMLNRFEEMSYKEVAETLGISIKTVENQIGKALKIMRIALKDYLPLLAAWLLY, encoded by the coding sequence ATGTCGGATGTCAAAAATGTTGAAATAGATGATATAGAGCAACTTTTTAAGTTGCACTATACTACTATGTGTAAGATAGTTTATAGGATGGTAAAAGATGAAACCATTGCAGAAGATATAGTTCAAGATGTATTTTTTAACTTTTGGAAAAAAAGGGAAAAATTAACCATCACAACCTCACTAGCTGCTTATCTCAAACGTTCTGCTACCAATGCAGGTATAGATTATCTTCGTAAAAAACGCCCAACTTCTGATAATGCTTTGGATATTGATGAGCCTATTTATCAATATTTGGCAGTAGATTCTAAGGAAAGTGATGAAAATATCCGAACAGAAGAGTTATCTAATCATATTGAAGCAGCTTTGGAGCTTTTGCCTCCACGTTGTAAAGAAGTTTTTATGCTCAATCGTTTTGAAGAAATGTCTTATAAAGAAGTAGCTGAAACATTAGGAATTTCTATCAAAACGGTAGAAAATCAAATTGGAAAAGCTCTAAAAATTATGCGAATAGCTTTGAAAGATTATTTGCCTTTGTTGGCTGCTTGGTTATTGTATTAA
- a CDS encoding nucleoside-diphosphate kinase → MATNRTFTMIKPDAFGANNTGNVLAMIEAAGFRLVAAKITRLSEERAGQFYEVHKERPFYGELCKYMSSGNIVAAILEKENAVEDFRKLIGATNPKDAEAGTIRAKYGESIEANAVHGSDSDENAQIEGSFFFSNLEKF, encoded by the coding sequence ATGGCAACTAACCGTACTTTCACAATGATTAAGCCTGACGCTTTTGGCGCAAATAATACAGGCAATGTTTTGGCAATGATTGAAGCTGCTGGTTTCCGTTTGGTAGCTGCAAAAATTACTCGCCTTTCTGAAGAGCGTGCAGGACAGTTTTATGAAGTACACAAAGAACGTCCTTTCTATGGCGAACTTTGTAAATATATGTCTTCTGGAAATATCGTTGCTGCTATCTTAGAAAAAGAAAATGCAGTTGAAGATTTCCGTAAACTTATCGGAGCAACTAATCCTAAAGATGCTGAAGCTGGAACTATTCGTGCAAAATATGGCGAATCTATCGAAGCAAATGCTGTTCACGGTTCTGATTCTGATGAAAATGCACAAATTGAAGGAAGTTTCTTTTTCTCTAACTTAGAGAAATTCTAA
- a CDS encoding M48 family metallopeptidase, with translation MTNYRFFYKKYFSNTIFVSILLIYFITITNYSYSQNNSTLNFENYESLKSKGSVPKDFLLSVSERYVSKNAAIEGEVDKKTAKTIDQFNFQSSFSLKQLLWSGNVIFGDEVSQYLNEIASELLKNDEELRNKVRFYVVKSPVPNAFANPDGAIFINLGLVARAESESQLAYILAHEITHYVKQHSINQFLFKEEVNSKKNKKAFRFDNKSEELYAKRLAQSNYSKEHEVEADAYGWELFKNTKYDLLAAAKTFDMLQNTRQPFDTLVFESKFLNNSYIQLPDSTYYMDTVHIVEREKLDSAEMEALMALSTHPSAAERKKLAIQRMQENGVVNGGKEYIVSKEKFETVQKIARFELCQLYLSDAKYIDALYHTLLLQEQYGDSKYIQISLTKALYGIAKYDNVKARIYLDQLYSRMDWQGRNWYFALEELDDYQLTVLALAHCFEMLDKYPSEAYLKNAIPSLLMDIKLYYSDFSKGKTVGKKKNQINYAEDLMYPAWQKIQAHAEFEELRKQGDRLYLGHKKAENRREEGMSDVEMKRLSDNITKGYALGINKIVMVNPFYIRLDVRKDQPLDIFTSDSMQTVFHQELKQNSKAVKLGIVSLNPVAFGENDAEKFNDLAIINSWYKEMGESNVNMIASNYDALQALSKKYGTPYFTRMIVIDKKMKFQGQILPIGIFIPVLPYVIYKAATAHDSMFITIMHDVNTGEVKMIQGNKSNKSIKKKKLSEITRSHLYQIKRKRR, from the coding sequence ATGACAAATTATCGATTTTTTTACAAAAAATATTTTAGTAATACAATTTTTGTTTCTATTCTACTGATTTATTTTATAACAATTACTAATTACTCTTATTCTCAAAATAATTCTACTCTTAACTTTGAAAATTATGAATCTCTAAAATCAAAAGGAAGTGTTCCTAAAGACTTTTTACTTTCTGTAAGTGAGCGTTATGTCTCAAAAAATGCAGCTATTGAAGGGGAAGTAGATAAGAAAACAGCCAAAACTATTGACCAATTTAATTTTCAAAGTAGTTTTTCGCTCAAGCAATTATTATGGAGTGGAAACGTAATTTTTGGAGATGAAGTAAGTCAGTATTTGAATGAAATTGCTTCTGAATTATTGAAAAATGATGAAGAGTTACGCAATAAAGTTCGCTTTTATGTCGTAAAATCGCCTGTTCCAAATGCTTTCGCAAATCCTGATGGAGCTATTTTTATTAATTTGGGTTTGGTTGCTCGTGCTGAAAGTGAATCCCAATTGGCTTATATCTTGGCTCATGAAATTACACATTATGTAAAACAACACAGTATTAATCAATTTCTTTTTAAAGAAGAAGTAAATAGCAAAAAAAATAAAAAGGCTTTTCGTTTTGATAACAAATCAGAGGAGCTTTATGCTAAAAGATTGGCACAAAGTAATTATTCAAAAGAGCATGAAGTAGAAGCTGATGCGTATGGTTGGGAGCTTTTCAAAAATACAAAATATGACCTTTTAGCAGCAGCAAAAACATTTGATATGCTTCAAAATACTCGCCAGCCATTTGATACGCTTGTTTTTGAAAGTAAATTTTTGAATAATTCTTACATTCAGCTTCCTGATAGTACTTATTATATGGATACAGTTCATATTGTGGAACGTGAAAAACTTGATTCAGCAGAAATGGAAGCCCTTATGGCACTAAGTACGCACCCAAGTGCAGCCGAAAGAAAAAAATTAGCTATACAGAGAATGCAAGAAAATGGAGTTGTAAATGGTGGAAAAGAATATATAGTTTCAAAAGAAAAATTTGAAACTGTACAAAAAATTGCTCGCTTCGAACTCTGTCAATTATATCTTTCTGATGCAAAATATATTGATGCACTTTATCATACTTTATTATTGCAAGAACAGTATGGAGATAGCAAATATATCCAAATATCGCTAACAAAAGCATTGTATGGAATTGCAAAATATGATAATGTTAAAGCTCGTATTTATTTAGACCAGCTTTATAGTCGAATGGATTGGCAGGGTAGAAATTGGTATTTTGCTTTGGAAGAATTAGATGATTATCAACTTACTGTTTTGGCTTTGGCGCATTGTTTTGAAATGCTTGATAAATATCCTAGTGAGGCTTATCTCAAAAATGCAATTCCAAGTCTTTTGATGGATATAAAGCTGTATTATAGTGATTTTAGTAAAGGAAAAACAGTTGGAAAGAAGAAAAATCAAATTAATTATGCCGAAGATTTAATGTATCCAGCTTGGCAAAAAATACAAGCACATGCAGAATTTGAAGAACTTCGTAAACAAGGGGATAGACTTTATTTGGGACATAAAAAGGCAGAAAATAGGAGAGAAGAGGGAATGTCTGATGTTGAAATGAAAAGGTTGAGTGATAATATTACAAAGGGATATGCACTTGGTATCAATAAAATTGTGATGGTAAATCCTTTTTATATTCGTTTAGATGTTCGTAAAGACCAGCCTTTAGATATTTTTACAAGTGATAGTATGCAAACTGTTTTTCATCAAGAGTTAAAGCAGAATAGTAAAGCTGTTAAGTTAGGTATTGTTTCTTTAAATCCTGTTGCTTTTGGAGAAAATGATGCTGAAAAATTTAATGATTTAGCTATTATTAATTCTTGGTATAAAGAAATGGGAGAGTCAAATGTAAATATGATTGCTAGTAATTATGATGCTTTGCAGGCTCTATCTAAAAAATATGGAACTCCTTATTTTACTAGAATGATTGTGATAGATAAAAAAATGAAGTTTCAAGGACAAATTTTGCCTATTGGTATTTTTATTCCTGTGTTACCTTATGTTATCTATAAAGCTGCTACGGCACATGATTCTATGTTCATTACAATTATGCACGATGTAAATACAGGAGAAGTGAAGATGATACAAGGCAATAAATCAAATAAATCTATTAAAAAGAAAAAACTTTCTGAGATTACTCGTTCTCATCTTTATCAAATCAAACGTAAGAGGAGATAA
- a CDS encoding enoyl-ACP reductase FabI: MYNLLKGKVGIISGALDKNSIAWKIAETAHAEGAKFVLTNAPVALRMGTIQELAEKCNTIVIPADATSIADWENLYEKATEHLGGKLDFALHSIGMSPNVRKKKDYGDLNHAWTLKAIDISALSFHKMLQVAEKMDVLNDEASIVALSYIAAQRTFPDYNDMAHAKAVLESIARSYGYRLGTSKKVRINTVSQSPTATTAGTGVGGFDAFMNYADKMSPLGNASAQECADFVISLFSDFTKKVTMQNLFHDGGFSSMGVSEDVMDMFRDEK, translated from the coding sequence ATGTACAATTTACTCAAAGGAAAAGTAGGTATTATTTCAGGAGCTTTAGATAAAAACTCTATCGCTTGGAAAATTGCAGAAACAGCACACGCAGAAGGTGCAAAATTTGTCTTAACAAATGCTCCTGTTGCCCTTAGAATGGGTACAATTCAAGAACTTGCAGAAAAATGTAACACAATCGTTATTCCTGCTGATGCAACTTCTATCGCAGATTGGGAAAATTTATACGAAAAAGCAACTGAGCATTTGGGTGGAAAACTTGATTTTGCATTGCATTCTATCGGAATGAGTCCAAATGTACGTAAGAAAAAAGATTATGGAGATTTGAATCACGCTTGGACACTTAAAGCAATTGATATTTCTGCTCTTTCTTTCCATAAAATGCTACAAGTAGCCGAAAAAATGGATGTTTTGAATGATGAGGCTTCTATTGTTGCACTTTCTTATATTGCTGCACAAAGAACATTCCCTGATTATAATGATATGGCTCATGCAAAAGCTGTATTAGAATCTATTGCTCGCAGTTATGGCTATCGTTTGGGTACATCTAAAAAAGTAAGAATAAATACAGTTTCACAATCTCCAACAGCCACAACAGCAGGAACAGGTGTAGGTGGATTTGATGCCTTTATGAATTATGCTGATAAAATGTCGCCATTGGGCAATGCTTCAGCTCAAGAATGTGCTGATTTTGTAATTTCTCTTTTCTCTGATTTTACCAAAAAAGTAACTATGCAAAATCTTTTCCATGATGGAGGTTTTTCTTCTATGGGAGTTTCAGAAGATGTAATGGATATGTTTAGAGACGAAAAATAG
- a CDS encoding lysoplasmalogenase — protein sequence MKYFQSKYTWLLYVLAFFALLNLYANYQYDFVLELASKPFLIPLLGIYFYLNTREVIQSYKKSLTNFILMALSLAWIGDIFLLFQKENPLFFILGLGSFLISHILYIITFKKSLHNKGLGESKKLLIRAIPFIGSFILMLTFLYKWLDEVMIFAVPIYMLVIITMAFMAMERTGKVLKTSAEYVFFGAFLFMVSDSLLAIDIFVKNLTIPFAPVFVMATYLAAQLLIVYGMIIQIKFSLN from the coding sequence ATGAAATACTTCCAATCCAAATATACGTGGTTGCTCTACGTTCTTGCTTTTTTTGCGCTCCTCAATTTATATGCAAATTATCAATATGATTTTGTATTAGAATTAGCTTCAAAGCCTTTTCTTATTCCTTTATTAGGAATTTATTTTTATCTAAATACTAGAGAAGTAATACAGTCTTACAAAAAAAGTCTTACTAATTTTATCTTAATGGCACTTTCTTTAGCTTGGATTGGTGATATTTTTTTACTCTTTCAAAAAGAAAATCCTTTGTTTTTTATACTTGGTTTGGGCAGTTTCTTAATTTCTCATATTTTGTATATTATTACTTTCAAAAAATCCTTACACAATAAAGGATTAGGAGAAAGCAAAAAATTACTTATTCGTGCTATTCCATTTATTGGAAGCTTTATTTTGATGCTTACATTTTTATACAAATGGCTTGATGAAGTTATGATTTTTGCTGTTCCTATTTATATGTTAGTAATTATTACAATGGCTTTTATGGCAATGGAACGCACAGGAAAAGTGCTAAAAACAAGCGCAGAATATGTTTTCTTTGGTGCATTTTTATTTATGGTTTCAGATTCGTTACTTGCCATTGATATTTTTGTCAAAAACCTAACTATTCCATTTGCTCCTGTTTTTGTAATGGCTACTTATCTAGCTGCACAACTATTAATTGTTTATGGAATGATAATTCAAATAAAGTTTAGTTTAAATTAA
- a CDS encoding phosphatase PAP2 family protein, whose product MKKLKIFLLISLGVLLTCTLFIFFLDKPLTIFLHSFKGSVLINTFEIIGRGFEINVIPVYMSLFIISVILFKKKFAFYFFFLLIADTICLSLTSILKSFFGRSRPFSIIDEDIYTFLGECQYCESFPSGHTSSAFCMAFSIGLLYPSLRPILLFYACAVAIGRVATTIHYFSDIVFGAYLAFVVVYSIYAVFDFSGKQLNKLVAKIDFPSIKK is encoded by the coding sequence ATGAAAAAACTCAAAATATTCCTTCTAATCTCTCTAGGAGTTCTACTCACTTGTACTCTGTTTATATTCTTTTTAGATAAACCTCTTACAATTTTCCTTCATTCATTTAAAGGGAGTGTGCTAATTAATACATTCGAAATTATTGGTAGAGGATTTGAAATAAATGTTATTCCAGTTTACATGAGCTTGTTTATTATATCTGTCATTTTATTCAAGAAGAAATTTGCTTTTTATTTTTTTTTCTTACTGATAGCTGACACTATTTGTTTAAGTTTGACTTCTATATTAAAATCTTTTTTTGGTCGAAGTCGTCCCTTTTCTATTATAGATGAAGATATTTACACTTTTCTTGGAGAGTGTCAGTATTGTGAGAGTTTTCCTTCTGGACATACAAGTAGTGCATTTTGTATGGCTTTTTCTATCGGTTTATTATATCCTTCTCTGCGTCCGATTTTATTGTTTTATGCTTGTGCTGTCGCTATTGGCAGAGTGGCTACTACAATTCATTATTTTTCTGATATAGTTTTTGGAGCTTATCTTGCCTTTGTGGTGGTTTATTCTATTTATGCAGTGTTTGACTTTTCAGGAAAACAACTCAATAAATTAGTAGCTAAAATAGATTTTCCTTCTATTAAAAAATAA
- a CDS encoding DUF7281 domain-containing protein produces MKLPIRIAKILLQLSQGESIPSSKAKHTSIEDLITERIIDRTGRIHKKLYLTNKQSLFLYLQNKYGINDLTTYIKISKKENISRSDLTAISSDSKLKKVRTFKGFLINSCAPVEATLNNQPITLDFTEGIFKFIYDFENFIPNKKFTIVGIENPENFRLIENQKHLFKDIQPLFISRYPQNQSKDLIKWLQSIPNNYLHFGDFDFAGIGIYLNEFKKHIPNKSTFFIPQNIELLIKNYGNRERYDIQKINFKEEKIKQQNITQLIMTIHKYKKGLDQEILIKKL; encoded by the coding sequence ATGAAGCTACCTATTCGTATAGCAAAAATATTATTACAACTTTCACAAGGCGAATCAATACCATCAAGTAAGGCAAAACACACCTCAATTGAAGACTTGATAACAGAAAGAATTATTGACAGAACTGGAAGAATACACAAAAAATTATACCTAACAAACAAACAATCATTATTTCTTTATTTACAGAATAAATATGGAATTAATGACTTGACAACTTATATTAAAATCAGTAAAAAAGAAAATATCTCAAGAAGCGATTTGACGGCTATTTCTTCTGACTCCAAACTAAAAAAGGTTAGAACATTTAAAGGATTTTTGATAAATAGTTGTGCTCCAGTTGAAGCAACTTTAAATAATCAACCTATTACATTAGATTTTACTGAAGGTATTTTCAAATTTATTTATGACTTTGAAAATTTTATTCCTAATAAAAAATTTACGATTGTAGGAATTGAAAACCCCGAAAATTTTAGACTTATTGAAAATCAAAAACATCTTTTTAAGGATATTCAACCTCTTTTTATAAGTCGTTATCCACAAAATCAAAGTAAAGATTTGATAAAATGGCTACAATCTATTCCAAATAATTACCTACATTTTGGAGATTTTGATTTTGCAGGAATTGGAATTTATCTAAATGAATTTAAAAAACATATACCTAATAAATCAACTTTCTTTATACCCCAAAATATTGAATTACTCATCAAAAACTATGGAAATAGAGAACGTTACGATATACAAAAAATAAATTTTAAAGAAGAAAAAATAAAGCAACAAAATATAACTCAACTTATAATGACAATTCATAAATATAAAAAAGGATTAGACCAAGAAATTTTAATTAAAAAATTGTAG